The Deltaproteobacteria bacterium genome window below encodes:
- a CDS encoding NADH-quinone oxidoreductase subunit I: MGVKNVSLQRTARDQIFLPAILEGLLTSARHFFKNTMTKGMGDVDTIRYGEPDVDPKTYYPARYRGVHRLMFREDGSVRCVACMCCSTVCPAKCIYIVAEDRKDDAEKAPESFVIDELKCVVCGLCVEACPCDAIRMDSRQHMTPTETREAAVLRKVDLMSRGGPSVAVQGGLGADYRAVEPAADPRFADSRSHGT; this comes from the coding sequence ATCGGCGTCAAGAACGTCTCGCTGCAGCGAACCGCACGCGATCAGATCTTCCTGCCCGCGATCCTCGAGGGCCTGCTGACCTCGGCGCGGCACTTCTTCAAGAACACCATGACCAAGGGCATGGGCGACGTCGACACGATTCGCTACGGCGAGCCGGACGTCGATCCCAAGACCTACTACCCCGCGCGCTACCGCGGCGTGCACCGCTTGATGTTCCGCGAGGATGGCTCGGTGCGCTGCGTGGCGTGCATGTGCTGCTCCACCGTGTGCCCGGCGAAGTGCATCTACATCGTTGCCGAGGACCGCAAGGACGACGCCGAGAAAGCCCCCGAGAGCTTCGTGATCGACGAGCTCAAGTGCGTGGTCTGTGGCCTGTGCGTCGAGGCCTGTCCATGTGATGCGATCCGCATGGACTCGCGTCAGCACATGACGCCGACCGAGACCCGCGAAGCCGCGGTGTTGCGCAAGGTCGACCTCATGAGCCGGGGTGGTCCGTCGGTCGCGGTCCAGGGCGGGCTCGGAGCCGACTATCGCGCGGTCGAGCCGGCCGCCGACCCGCGCTTCGCCGACTCGCGCTC